The proteins below are encoded in one region of Flavobacterium nackdongense:
- a CDS encoding PorP/SprF family type IX secretion system membrane protein — MKKLLLSLLLLTITTSFSQELNLPVATQYLADNPFVISPTFAGIGDNFRIRANGMKQWVGVKDSPQNQSVYADFRIADQSGVGASFYNDQNGYTSQTGAKFSFAHHIILEYYSRQYLSFGISFNINNFKIDVSQLVPNTYDPNLKDDRFTSNKNFDVSFLYRNKEFYLSFNAANILDKNIDNFSGIKIEPSTLRNYQLYSGYVIKTQNWTELEPSVFFQYYESDRRSSTDINVKYRKYNNNNDYYWGGITYRFLNDQILAPLTVGPMAGFKKSGFYFGYSYQVTLNELAGYNSGTHMVTVGFDFLANISNCPCAQSPVHD, encoded by the coding sequence ATGAAAAAATTATTGCTATCCCTACTGCTACTCACCATAACTACCAGTTTTAGTCAAGAGTTAAACCTACCCGTTGCCACTCAATATTTGGCAGACAATCCATTTGTGATTTCGCCGACTTTTGCCGGCATAGGAGATAATTTTAGAATTCGAGCCAACGGGATGAAGCAGTGGGTGGGAGTTAAGGATTCGCCCCAAAATCAATCGGTTTATGCTGATTTCAGAATAGCCGATCAATCGGGGGTGGGTGCCTCATTTTACAATGATCAAAACGGCTATACGAGTCAAACAGGTGCCAAATTCTCTTTTGCGCATCATATCATTTTAGAATATTACTCTAGGCAATATTTGTCTTTTGGAATATCTTTTAATATCAATAATTTTAAAATTGATGTTAGCCAATTGGTCCCAAACACCTACGATCCAAACCTCAAAGACGATAGATTTACATCAAATAAAAACTTCGATGTTAGTTTCTTATATCGAAACAAAGAATTTTATTTGAGTTTTAATGCCGCGAATATTTTGGATAAAAACATTGATAATTTTTCGGGAATAAAGATTGAGCCTAGTACACTACGCAATTATCAATTGTATTCGGGATATGTAATTAAGACCCAAAATTGGACTGAATTGGAGCCTTCTGTTTTCTTTCAATATTACGAAAGCGATCGCCGTTCCAGCACCGATATTAACGTAAAATATAGAAAATACAACAACAACAATGATTATTATTGGGGGGGAATTACCTATCGTTTTTTAAATGATCAAATTCTTGCTCCCTTGACCGTAGGGCCTATGGCTGGATTTAAAAAGTCAGGCTTTTATTTTGGATATTCCTATCAAGTTACCTTAAATGAATTGGCAGGGTACAACTCCGGGACCCATATGGTTACGGTAGGTTTCGATTTTCTTGCTAACATTAGTAATTGTCCTTGTGCCCAAAGTCCGGTTCACGATTAA
- a CDS encoding T9SS type B sorting domain-containing protein, whose translation MKKPTFSRAAYGIVLLVLLLGNLSFGQNLVPFSVRYPAKVPGASVTLKGDILQIGNNILSLHKTNDYNGTSDDEKQSNIVDVDIDTDATTYNSSSADLVVPNPSCYKVKYAGLYWGATVAGDINMTPVRPILNVKFKMPTGGYVDLVGEKIYRGTGTCQNTNQYACYADVTALITSLGVGNAGGTYTVANISTRIGDHNGVNSEGFSGGWSLFIIYEDPNLNSKNITTFDGFSGIGVKGINPTTCADLSPSVVYDKVDIPVSGFQTIPVGPVVSKFAFAVIDGDLGNTGDYIQFKGSAAAAFSGNISLSSIAPVTVLRPATNFFNSTVTIFNNTTNSPEIFLARNPKSTNTLGFDAGIFKIPNASNAIIPNNETSATIRIGTKQEIFYLYSTAFAVDVIEPKIVLTKTVWNTSGVNIGNQTVNLGQFLDYKITFQNTGNDNVTVFEIKDILPINVIYSGPSSLTLPAGVTLKSWVPATRTLIFSIDPSKVQVKTTPTSIPVTSPLYTIVMRVQVVPDCTLLSNACSNIINNKAFASYTGEINSVPFSEESFDTNSGCLLIPQATNFLANVDGCVYKYPAILCGASVDIKAGDGYNIYSWSKSPFLADGTPTGAVIGKNQTLTVTAPGTYYVYDTAVAPCRSIMQEFTVTPFGGTLTNPVIPFADEVLTCPNDGKKLPNIFLCGANAIRDIKTGISDGSVIVWEKLNEASCAAIGNTSCANESTSCSWTQVGTGPNFQVNASGQYRVTLNYAGGCFNRYYFNVYQNLLNPTVTSNDIICSTPGKITVGGVPSGYEYSLNAAGPWVPTNVFLINSPGNYTVYIKQTAVSTNPCIFSVPNVQIRQRNFTVTPIINQPLCHGDKGNVTLQINDVRPQYYVTVRQAGVTIFSSGPDSSNSYHFNNLNSGTYDYTVTTDDGCTATLSATIVEPPAITATAVLTKPLTCTDGEITVSPIGGTPPYSYFVNSTTVFQGTPQIAVSNPLPPGGVYTIKVVDSNNCETTTSITVAASLPPVYSITKTDLQCSGTNTGGITINVSNTNGNNLRYSLDNGVTFFNSNVFSNLVAGNYVVIVEYALAGNVCLSAPQTITIAPIAPLTGTATMTAAYTCLQTATITATASGGTSPYLYSIDGVNFVSSPIFSGLTAGTYTITAKDSKNCTVTINPAIVIASVKGPTDLTITATDLICPENVSHVNIAAVGGLSPLRYRIISAPATYTITSVPSPYNSDGEFKYLPEGVYVFEVKDRNDCVYQETYNLVPIPPISVSGKLINNVKCYNTATGSMQFDVVGNFTGGSKVYSYSITGPVSSSASNQTAPTIIVNNLPAGIYIFTATDKKTGCTDSATVTISQPALPLTISNTVTPIKCNSNGSVVIDATGGWGGNNYTLLQPNGTQIGPQTNNGFYNLTQTGTYTVSVTDANGCTTTATFTLNPALPPVVNIAGSDLCYDSVNQATIIVNASGGVSPYQYSIDNGIRFQTSNTFANLTPGNYTVLVKDDFGCTSTALIQNIAPQLTVNTILTKDLDCSASPNAQITGTITGGTSGYNYSVSINGGPYSAPVAVIGTTFTYAVNAASISAATTYQFQVTDVNNCPALSGIITINPLSLPDISAVTQTQQIYCNGDNSAAINVAINTTVGTGPFVINVLNTSTGTNYGTQTTGLAAGNYTITITDSKLCTAIKLITINEPAALTAVVNHTDITCNGTGTSMGSISGTPTGGVGPYTYTITNNVGAVVGPPTIAGGIYTFDILNFGVYQLSFTDANSCTVTNSINIASPPSDLNINTAAGPPSCSSASVIVSVNPIIVGGPYHFALFPILSASTPPYEYASNMGSYQNADVGFPLQATFSGLKPGVIYSFIVYDEATNCYYFKQATSPTQTSSTLTSTVSPKNVSCLGANDGSVDFTFTNTYPALTNVTYQIFNSQTNLPTTIPIGTVVGLNGVGITSSVSNVGPLAPGTYYILFQENSGGANNGCTNASATFTITESSSALAVSASVIKNQNCTVLGQINVLGQGGTPSYTYQVLPASSPAPVASSPGWLTTTTFNLAGSLSGVNYIGYAKDANGCIIGTPISMFSDPVPIIAASINNQCSATEGNFAINVTMPTLGIAPYTFSIDGGAFQAQTAPFTISNLSSGVHTVEVKDRNGCGNKVTITIFKPLGLTPTLTSLPTCATNDGTITVAGVGGTGIYSYAISPSAPSITLSGNVFSGVPAGAYTVTITDLTSLCTKSAIVNLPVPTPVSFTTAVTNVSCNGDTNGTITVALLPGNNNPTYTYEIISPIIVAPQSSNVFTGLAAGTYTVRVNSSRGCSATDSSVTINQPLALAVDPSTAFTPFGCLANNSFNDATLTINAAAGSGTAPYTYSLDGTNYFPTNTFTIVDNGTAYNLPIYIKDTKGCLATSTIAITPLPKITAATVGILSPIDCNNTGLVSVTVTGGSGNFSYQILPNGLPQVSNSFTVVNPGSYYFRISDNTTGCYFDTSAFVVAPFDTIDVVATPITPVTCFGDSNGELSIAITGYTGDYSYQVLDSSNAVVGSGFGTTATNPTTISGIKAGNFTVVVTETNPPFCVKTSNTFTIESPAVPLSIIATQTSSVTCTNNQGAINATATGGWGSLTYELVGPINVPYSANGLFSNLIAGSYTVNVKDSKGCIRSSLPINLSLPAPISIVASANTSVLSCYGDTNASITVSSTTGGQGSNYSYSLNTISATPPTSSGPQTATVFAGLGVGTYTITATDGWNCTAVSTPISISQPTELSVSLVLASSQTCLSQARLQLSASGGTAPYRYSSDGISYSTTSFNSSVTIAVAPGTYRYYVRDANNCTSFISNDIEIVPIPTLSINLDITNAKINCFGDNTGVIVAKAEGGLGNYVYTLLNGSGTAISPAPVQSSPGVFVQLAAGSYQVKVDSGDCVKTTATITINQPTLPLVAPYSITNVTCSGAGNGQIVINASGGTGTIKYAISPNLDQFFDTNLFKDLNPNNYTAIVQDVLGCYVTFNFTISEPLPLQAATVSGSIIPEICSGDSDGQFSIDISGGTSPYKVSLDQQNGPFTTGVLGQTLFDFKNINGGSHIVYVVDAMNCSYTLPAVLPDPVTLKPVAIVDYDCLNNLPNNTVTVAIDPSVLPVDVDYALDGIPPYQASNVFTKVPAGEHFISARHTNGCIQQTQKFTILQVNPLAVSLVNGGINEIVATTTGGSGNYHYTFNGESTGTTNTYIIYKTGSYTVDVVDAEGCTATDTKAFTYIDIDIPNVFTPDGDGNNDTWGPTKTTNYPDLIYHIYDRYGRKIATYNEGQFWDGKYNGFELPSGDYWYLLKLNNDKDEREFVGHFTLYR comes from the coding sequence ATGAAAAAACCTACTTTTTCAAGAGCCGCTTATGGTATAGTACTCCTAGTATTACTTTTAGGAAATTTGTCCTTTGGGCAAAATTTGGTTCCTTTTAGTGTTCGATACCCAGCCAAAGTACCGGGAGCAAGTGTAACCCTGAAGGGAGATATTCTTCAGATTGGTAATAACATTCTTAGTTTGCATAAAACCAATGACTACAATGGTACTTCTGATGATGAAAAGCAAAGTAATATAGTTGATGTAGATATCGATACCGATGCCACTACCTATAATTCGAGCAGTGCCGATTTAGTAGTTCCGAATCCGAGTTGTTACAAAGTAAAATACGCAGGCTTGTATTGGGGAGCCACGGTGGCGGGTGATATCAATATGACTCCTGTACGACCCATATTGAATGTAAAATTCAAAATGCCCACCGGCGGCTATGTCGATCTTGTAGGAGAAAAAATTTATAGAGGTACGGGAACTTGCCAAAACACCAATCAATATGCCTGTTATGCCGATGTCACCGCGTTGATTACGAGTCTAGGCGTAGGCAATGCTGGAGGAACTTATACGGTTGCTAATATTTCGACCCGAATAGGAGACCATAATGGTGTAAATTCGGAGGGGTTTTCTGGAGGTTGGTCGCTTTTTATTATTTATGAAGACCCTAATTTAAATAGCAAAAACATAACGACCTTTGATGGATTCAGCGGAATTGGGGTAAAAGGCATTAATCCCACGACCTGTGCCGACTTAAGTCCTTCGGTAGTTTATGATAAAGTAGATATCCCGGTATCAGGATTTCAAACCATACCTGTTGGTCCGGTTGTTTCGAAATTTGCTTTCGCAGTAATCGATGGTGATTTGGGTAACACTGGCGATTACATTCAATTTAAAGGTAGCGCTGCTGCTGCATTTTCTGGGAATATAAGTCTTTCATCTATTGCTCCGGTGACTGTTCTTAGACCTGCCACAAATTTTTTCAATAGTACAGTTACCATTTTTAATAATACAACAAATTCTCCCGAAATCTTTTTGGCGAGAAATCCTAAAAGTACCAATACCTTAGGTTTTGACGCAGGGATTTTCAAAATTCCAAATGCTTCCAATGCCATAATTCCCAATAATGAAACTTCGGCAACAATTCGAATTGGAACAAAACAGGAAATTTTTTATCTGTATTCTACCGCCTTTGCAGTTGATGTCATCGAGCCAAAAATTGTACTTACAAAAACGGTCTGGAATACTTCAGGGGTCAATATCGGCAATCAAACAGTTAATTTAGGTCAATTTTTAGATTACAAAATTACTTTTCAAAATACCGGAAACGACAACGTTACTGTTTTTGAAATAAAAGATATTTTACCAATCAATGTGATTTATTCTGGGCCTTCCTCTTTAACCTTACCGGCTGGAGTAACGCTTAAAAGTTGGGTTCCCGCCACAAGAACCCTTATTTTCAGCATTGATCCTTCAAAAGTTCAAGTAAAAACAACGCCAACTTCTATTCCGGTAACTTCGCCTTTGTACACCATCGTGATGCGAGTGCAAGTGGTCCCTGATTGTACTTTGTTGAGTAATGCGTGTTCGAACATTATCAATAACAAGGCATTTGCAAGTTATACCGGAGAGATTAATTCGGTTCCTTTTTCAGAAGAAAGTTTTGACACCAATTCCGGCTGTTTGTTAATTCCGCAAGCCACAAACTTTTTAGCCAATGTAGATGGTTGCGTTTATAAATATCCAGCTATTTTATGCGGCGCAAGTGTCGATATCAAAGCTGGCGATGGATACAACATTTATTCTTGGTCGAAAAGTCCCTTTTTGGCCGATGGCACTCCAACAGGTGCAGTTATTGGTAAGAATCAAACCCTTACCGTTACTGCTCCGGGTACTTATTATGTTTATGACACTGCCGTGGCGCCCTGTCGTTCGATTATGCAAGAGTTTACCGTGACTCCTTTTGGTGGAACCTTGACCAATCCTGTAATTCCATTTGCCGATGAGGTCTTGACCTGTCCGAATGACGGAAAAAAACTTCCTAACATTTTTTTATGTGGAGCCAATGCTATTAGAGATATTAAAACAGGCATTTCGGATGGTTCTGTAATCGTCTGGGAAAAATTAAATGAGGCTAGCTGTGCGGCGATTGGAAACACAAGTTGTGCCAATGAAAGTACTAGTTGCAGTTGGACTCAAGTGGGAACAGGACCAAATTTTCAAGTCAATGCTTCGGGTCAATATAGAGTTACTTTGAACTATGCAGGTGGATGTTTTAATCGGTATTATTTCAATGTGTATCAAAATTTACTCAATCCTACCGTAACCTCTAATGATATTATTTGTTCAACACCCGGAAAAATTACGGTTGGTGGCGTTCCTTCAGGATATGAATATAGTTTAAATGCAGCTGGCCCTTGGGTACCAACAAATGTGTTTCTTATAAATAGTCCTGGGAATTATACCGTTTATATCAAACAAACGGCTGTTAGCACTAATCCTTGTATTTTTTCTGTGCCCAATGTTCAAATTCGTCAAAGAAATTTTACGGTGACACCCATTATCAATCAACCTCTTTGCCACGGAGATAAAGGCAATGTAACCCTACAAATAAATGATGTACGTCCACAATATTATGTAACCGTAAGACAAGCTGGAGTAACCATTTTCAGTTCTGGTCCAGATTCAAGCAATTCCTACCACTTTAATAATCTAAATTCAGGCACCTATGATTATACCGTAACAACCGATGATGGATGTACAGCTACTTTAAGTGCAACAATAGTAGAGCCACCGGCAATTACAGCTACAGCAGTATTGACAAAGCCCTTGACTTGTACAGATGGCGAAATTACAGTTAGTCCGATAGGGGGTACGCCGCCCTATTCTTATTTTGTAAATAGTACTACCGTATTTCAAGGAACCCCTCAAATAGCAGTAAGCAATCCGCTTCCGCCAGGTGGAGTTTATACTATAAAAGTAGTCGATTCGAATAACTGTGAAACTACGACTTCAATTACAGTAGCGGCATCTTTGCCTCCTGTTTATTCGATTACTAAAACAGATTTGCAATGTTCTGGAACAAATACTGGAGGTATTACCATAAATGTAAGTAATACAAATGGCAATAATCTGAGATACAGCTTAGACAATGGGGTAACATTTTTCAATTCGAATGTATTTAGCAACTTGGTTGCAGGCAATTATGTGGTAATCGTCGAATATGCTTTGGCTGGTAATGTCTGCTTATCTGCCCCACAAACGATTACAATTGCACCCATAGCCCCTCTTACTGGCACTGCTACTATGACAGCTGCTTATACTTGCCTTCAAACTGCGACGATTACTGCTACAGCTAGCGGAGGAACCTCCCCTTATTTGTACAGTATCGATGGGGTGAACTTTGTATCGAGTCCTATCTTCTCTGGTTTGACAGCAGGAACCTATACAATTACTGCAAAAGACTCCAAAAATTGTACGGTTACCATCAATCCTGCTATCGTAATAGCTTCGGTAAAAGGGCCAACCGATTTAACAATAACAGCCACCGATTTGATTTGTCCCGAAAATGTGTCGCACGTAAATATTGCGGCTGTTGGTGGTCTTTCGCCTTTGCGATACAGAATAATTAGCGCACCGGCGACGTACACTATTACGTCGGTGCCAAGTCCTTATAATTCGGATGGGGAGTTCAAATATTTACCTGAAGGAGTTTATGTATTTGAGGTAAAAGACAGAAACGACTGTGTTTATCAAGAAACCTATAATCTTGTCCCTATTCCCCCTATTTCAGTTTCAGGAAAACTAATAAACAATGTGAAATGTTATAATACAGCAACAGGATCAATGCAATTTGATGTAGTTGGAAATTTTACAGGAGGAAGTAAAGTGTACTCCTATAGCATCACAGGACCGGTGAGTAGCTCGGCTAGTAATCAAACGGCTCCTACTATAATTGTAAATAATTTACCTGCTGGTATTTATATTTTCACTGCCACCGATAAGAAAACAGGCTGTACAGATAGTGCAACAGTAACCATAAGTCAACCCGCATTACCTTTAACTATAAGCAACACGGTTACCCCTATAAAATGCAATTCGAATGGTAGCGTTGTGATTGATGCCACCGGAGGATGGGGAGGAAACAATTATACCCTTTTGCAACCCAATGGAACCCAAATCGGACCTCAAACCAATAACGGTTTTTACAATTTAACCCAAACTGGAACCTATACGGTGAGTGTTACAGATGCTAACGGCTGTACAACCACTGCTACTTTTACATTGAATCCAGCTTTACCGCCTGTGGTCAATATCGCAGGTTCTGATTTGTGTTATGATTCCGTAAATCAAGCCACAATTATTGTCAATGCTTCTGGAGGGGTAAGCCCATATCAGTATAGTATCGATAATGGTATCCGTTTTCAAACAAGCAACACCTTTGCCAATTTAACTCCTGGAAATTATACTGTCCTTGTCAAAGATGACTTTGGTTGTACCTCAACAGCTCTGATTCAAAATATTGCACCGCAGTTGACAGTAAATACAATTTTAACCAAAGATTTAGACTGTTCAGCATCGCCAAACGCTCAGATTACAGGAACTATAACAGGAGGCACATCAGGATACAATTATTCGGTTTCTATAAACGGAGGTCCTTATAGCGCTCCCGTTGCTGTGATTGGAACTACATTTACTTATGCTGTGAATGCGGCATCAATATCCGCAGCTACAACTTATCAATTTCAAGTGACAGATGTAAATAATTGCCCTGCACTATCAGGAATAATTACCATCAATCCCCTTTCGCTACCAGACATTTCAGCAGTAACCCAAACGCAACAAATCTATTGCAATGGAGATAATTCGGCTGCCATAAATGTTGCTATAAATACAACTGTTGGCACTGGACCGTTTGTAATAAACGTATTGAATACTTCCACTGGCACTAATTATGGCACACAAACAACAGGTTTGGCTGCTGGTAATTATACCATTACTATTACTGATTCCAAATTGTGTACCGCTATAAAATTGATTACCATAAATGAGCCCGCTGCCTTAACTGCTGTAGTCAATCATACCGATATTACTTGTAATGGAACAGGAACCTCGATGGGGTCGATTTCAGGTACTCCAACAGGCGGTGTAGGACCATATACTTATACCATTACTAACAATGTTGGAGCTGTTGTAGGCCCTCCAACAATTGCCGGTGGAATTTATACTTTTGACATTTTGAATTTTGGAGTATATCAATTGAGCTTTACCGACGCCAATTCTTGTACGGTTACAAACAGCATTAATATTGCTTCGCCTCCTTCGGATTTAAATATTAATACTGCAGCAGGTCCACCATCTTGTTCCTCGGCATCAGTTATAGTAAGTGTAAACCCAATCATTGTAGGAGGGCCTTATCATTTTGCATTATTTCCTATATTATCCGCTTCGACTCCTCCTTATGAGTACGCATCGAATATGGGTTCTTATCAAAATGCAGATGTAGGATTCCCACTTCAGGCTACATTTTCAGGATTAAAACCTGGAGTAATCTATTCCTTTATCGTTTATGATGAAGCGACCAATTGTTATTATTTTAAACAAGCAACTTCACCAACCCAAACTTCATCTACCCTGACAAGTACTGTTAGTCCAAAAAATGTAAGTTGTCTTGGTGCAAATGATGGTTCGGTTGATTTTACATTTACAAATACCTATCCCGCATTGACGAATGTAACCTATCAAATATTTAATTCACAAACTAATTTGCCCACCACAATCCCTATTGGAACAGTGGTAGGATTAAATGGTGTTGGGATAACAAGTTCTGTTTCCAATGTTGGTCCTTTGGCTCCAGGCACTTATTATATTTTATTCCAAGAAAATAGCGGTGGCGCAAATAATGGCTGTACCAATGCTTCCGCAACATTTACAATAACCGAATCTTCATCGGCACTTGCGGTTAGTGCATCGGTTATAAAAAATCAAAATTGTACTGTTCTGGGGCAAATCAATGTGCTTGGACAAGGCGGAACCCCATCGTATACTTATCAAGTGTTGCCTGCGAGCAGTCCAGCGCCTGTAGCGAGTTCGCCCGGATGGCTTACCACAACCACATTCAATTTGGCCGGAAGCCTTTCAGGAGTTAATTATATAGGGTATGCAAAAGACGCCAATGGTTGTATAATAGGTACGCCAATTAGTATGTTTTCGGACCCAGTACCCATTATTGCAGCCTCAATAAACAATCAATGTTCTGCAACCGAAGGTAATTTTGCTATAAATGTTACGATGCCAACTTTAGGAATTGCACCCTATACTTTTAGCATAGATGGAGGTGCTTTTCAAGCGCAAACCGCTCCGTTTACCATTTCTAATTTGTCCTCTGGTGTGCATACTGTAGAAGTCAAAGATCGAAATGGCTGCGGTAATAAGGTGACTATAACCATTTTTAAACCACTTGGATTGACGCCAACGCTGACTTCATTGCCAACTTGTGCTACAAATGATGGAACTATTACAGTTGCAGGTGTAGGCGGGACAGGAATATATAGTTATGCGATTAGCCCTAGTGCACCTTCTATAACTTTGTCTGGAAATGTGTTTTCGGGAGTTCCAGCAGGAGCATATACTGTTACCATAACGGATTTAACCAGCTTATGTACCAAATCGGCGATAGTAAATTTACCTGTTCCAACTCCGGTTAGCTTCACTACAGCAGTTACCAATGTCAGCTGCAATGGCGACACCAACGGAACAATTACAGTTGCATTATTGCCGGGCAACAACAATCCGACTTATACTTATGAAATTATTTCACCTATAATTGTTGCTCCTCAAAGTTCGAATGTCTTTACAGGATTAGCCGCTGGAACCTATACTGTCAGAGTCAATTCGAGTAGAGGATGTTCCGCAACAGACAGTTCAGTAACGATTAATCAACCTTTGGCATTGGCAGTCGATCCATCAACAGCATTTACTCCGTTTGGTTGTCTGGCAAACAACAGCTTTAACGATGCGACTCTTACCATCAATGCCGCTGCTGGTTCGGGAACAGCGCCTTACACTTATAGTTTAGATGGAACAAATTATTTCCCTACTAATACCTTTACCATCGTCGATAATGGAACCGCTTACAATTTACCCATTTACATCAAAGACACTAAAGGCTGTTTAGCAACAAGTACCATCGCCATTACTCCTTTGCCCAAAATAACTGCTGCTACGGTGGGAATTTTGAGTCCTATAGATTGCAACAACACTGGTTTAGTATCGGTAACAGTTACCGGAGGATCGGGTAATTTCAGCTATCAAATATTACCCAATGGCTTGCCTCAAGTATCAAATAGCTTCACTGTTGTAAATCCGGGAAGTTATTATTTCAGGATAAGTGACAATACAACGGGTTGTTATTTCGACACTTCTGCTTTTGTGGTGGCTCCATTCGACACTATCGATGTTGTGGCTACTCCAATAACTCCTGTGACGTGTTTTGGAGATTCGAACGGCGAGCTTAGTATTGCTATTACAGGATATACTGGGGATTATTCGTATCAAGTTTTGGATAGTTCCAATGCGGTAGTTGGATCAGGTTTTGGTACTACAGCTACAAATCCAACTACTATTTCAGGAATCAAAGCGGGTAATTTCACGGTAGTTGTTACCGAGACAAATCCACCGTTTTGTGTAAAAACTTCGAATACCTTTACCATAGAATCTCCTGCTGTACCACTTTCGATCATCGCAACTCAAACCTCGAGTGTAACTTGTACTAATAATCAAGGCGCAATAAATGCGACTGCAACTGGTGGATGGGGTTCCTTAACTTATGAACTGGTGGGTCCAATAAATGTTCCATATTCAGCTAATGGATTGTTTTCCAATTTGATCGCAGGAAGTTATACCGTAAATGTAAAAGACAGTAAAGGATGTATTAGATCCTCCTTGCCAATAAATCTTAGTTTGCCAGCGCCTATTTCGATAGTTGCATCAGCAAATACTTCCGTTTTATCTTGTTATGGCGATACCAACGCCAGCATCACCGTTAGCAGCACAACGGGTGGTCAAGGCAGTAATTATTCCTATAGTTTGAATACTATTTCGGCAACACCTCCTACAAGTTCTGGACCACAAACCGCAACTGTTTTTGCTGGTTTAGGCGTTGGAACCTACACCATAACTGCCACAGATGGATGGAATTGTACTGCTGTTTCTACCCCTATTAGTATTTCTCAGCCCACAGAATTAAGTGTCAGCTTGGTATTGGCTAGTTCGCAAACTTGTTTGAGTCAAGCTAGGCTGCAATTGAGTGCTTCAGGCGGAACGGCTCCTTATCGCTATAGCTCTGATGGCATTTCGTATTCCACAACGAGCTTCAATTCTTCTGTTACAATTGCTGTTGCTCCCGGAACCTATCGCTATTATGTGCGGGATGCAAACAACTGTACAAGTTTTATTTCGAATGATATTGAGATTGTTCCAATACCAACCTTGTCTATTAATTTAGACATAACTAATGCAAAAATAAATTGTTTTGGAGACAATACCGGAGTTATTGTGGCTAAAGCAGAAGGCGGACTTGGGAATTATGTCTACACCTTATTGAATGGAAGTGGCACTGCCATAAGTCCTGCGCCAGTTCAATCTAGTCCGGGGGTATTCGTCCAACTTGCGGCCGGATCGTACCAAGTAAAAGTAGATAGTGGCGATTGTGTTAAAACTACGGCAACTATTACCATAAATCAACCTACATTGCCTTTAGTGGCGCCCTATTCCATAACAAATGTGACTTGTAGTGGAGCTGGAAATGGACAAATCGTTATTAATGCCTCAGGAGGAACTGGAACAATTAAATATGCTATTTCTCCAAATTTGGATCAGTTTTTTGATACAAACCTATTCAAAGATCTAAACCCAAATAACTATACGGCAATTGTTCAGGACGTTTTAGGCTGTTATGTTACTTTTAATTTCACCATCAGTGAGCCTCTGCCTTTGCAAGCAGCAACTGTTTCGGGATCCATTATTCCCGAGATTTGTTCCGGAGATAGTGATGGCCAATTTAGTATCGATATAAGCGGTGGAACATCGCCATACAAAGTAAGTTTAGACCAGCAAAACGGACCTTTTACCACTGGAGTTTTGGGTCAAACCCTTTTTGATTTCAAAAATATAAACGGAGGTTCTCATATTGTTTACGTTGTAGATGCGATGAACTGTAGCTATACTCTTCCCGCCGTACTTCCTGATCCGGTGACTTTAAAACCTGTGGCAATTGTAGATTATGATTGTTTGAATAATTTACCCAACAATACTGTTACGGTCGCCATTGACCCTAGCGTTTTGCCGGTAGATGTCGATTATGCTTTAGACGGAATACCACCATACCAAGCAAGTAATGTGTTTACAAAAGTGCCTGCAGGAGAGCATTTCATAAGTGCAAGACACACTAACGGCTGTATTCAGCAAACCCAAAAGTTTACTATTCTTCAAGTAAATCCGTTGGCAGTAAGCTTAGTAAATGGTGGAATAAATGAAATCGTTGCCACTACCACGGGCGGCTCAGGAAATTATCATTACACTTTTAATGGCGAATCCACAGGAACGACTAACACTTATATTATTTACAAAACTGGAAGTTACACCGTTGATGTTGTCGATGCTGAAGGTTGTACTGCGACCGATACCAAGGCTTTTACTTATATTGATATCGACATTCCAAACGTATTTACACCCGATGGTGATGGCAATAATGATACTTGGGGACCAACAAAAACCACCAATTACCCAGATTTAATCTACCATATTTATGATCGTTATGGGCGTAAAATTGCTACTTATAATGAAGGTCAATTTTGGGATGGAAAATACAATGGTTTCGAACTGCCATCCGGAGATTATTGGTATTTGCTAAAACTAAATAATGATAAAGACGAAAGAGAATTTGTGGGGCATTTTACTCTTTATAGATAA